ATTCTGCCGGTAAAAACGCCAACGACTTTTCCTTTGTCGATCTGTTGTGAAATGATCTGCGGCCACATCCGGTCACTCAGACGATGTGCCGGATAGTTGTTCTGTTTGAGAAAAGCGTCGATGTCGTCATCGGAATATGAAGGTCCCAGATAAGCGCCCTTCATACTGTCGTTTTTATTGTCCGGGCGGCGTTCATTGCCGCATATCTGGTACCACACCATGAGCGCGGCCCCCAGTGCGCCCCCTGCATCTCCCGCCGCGGGTTGAATCCATATGTCTTTGAACATTTGTTCCTGAACGATTTTCCCATTGGCGACACAGTTAAGGGCGACGCCGCCGGCAAGACAAAGGTATTCCTCCCCCGTCACTTCTTTTGTATGGTTCGCCATTCTGAGAACGATCATTTCCGTTACTTCCTGAATCGAACGTGCAATGTCCATCTCCCGGCGGGTTATCTCTGTTTCCGGCTTTCTCGGGGGACCGTCGAAGAGGCGTTCGAATTTCTTGTTGATCATCCGCATACCGGACAGATAGCTGAAATAGTCCATATTCAGCCGGAACGAGCCGTCATTCTTGAGATCGACGAGCTTTTCAAGGATACGGTCGACATAGAGGGGCTTTCCGTACGGGGCGAGCCCCATCAGTTTATATTCACCCGAGTTTACCCTGAATCCGACATAATAGGTAAAGGCCGAATAAAGAAGTCCGAGTGAATGAGGGAACCGGAGTTCCTTGATAAGTTCGAACCTGTTTCCCGATCCACGGCCGATCGCGCTGGTGGTCCATTCGCCGACCCCGTCAATGGTGAGTATTGCCGCCCGTTCGAAAGGTGACGGGAAAAAAGCGCTCGCGGCATGGGACTGGTGGTGGTCAAGGAAATAGAGGTCGTCCGGCATGACGATTCCGGATTTGTGGAGTATTTCCTCGATTAAAAGCGGCACCCAGAGTTTTTGTTTGATCCATATGGGAAGTGCCTCGGTCGCGGAACGGACTCCGAGGGGGGCGATGTTCGTATATGTCGTGAGAATTCGCGCGAACTTTTTGATCGGTTTATCGTAGAACACGACCGCATCGAGATCGTTTTTCCCGATATTGCCTTCTTTCAGGCAGTAGGCGATCGCGCTTTCGGGGAACCGCTGGTCATGCTTGTTTCGCGTGAATCGTTCTTCCTGTGCCGCGGCCACAATATCGCCGTCTTTAACAAGTGCCGCGGCCGAATCATGATAAAGAGCGCTGATTCCGAGTATGTTCATCAGTATTGCCGCCTGAAATTATCTTTATCAAAACTCCCTGAATAGGGGGTCCAGTAACTCTCTCCGGTTCCCGGGAAAGAACGTTCGAGAGGATCTTTATTCCGCAGCAGTTGGACCAGTCTTGCCGGTACAAACCACAGAAAGTAAAAGGGAACAAGAAGCAGCCACGTGACGATTATTCCCGTGAATTTCATCACGATATGCTGAAAACGAATGACGACCCCCGAAACCGGTCTTAAAAAGATTCCCGTTACCAGAACGAGTACTCCCGTTGCTGCGAGAATGATTGCCACAATATAGTGGGTGCTGAAAAAATAGAGTAATCCCCCGGCGATAAGCATAATTGCCGCTTGAATAATAATCCTGAGGAGGATGGTTTTTGAAGAAGTGTTTTTCATGTCCATATTGATTTATTATGTCCCCTTATTATACATAATTAATGATTTATTTCAAGATAAAAGATGCCGTATTCGAGTGCTTGCGGATTCATAAGCGCCAGTCCAGAATGAAGACAACATATCCGGTTGCGATTCCGAGAATATCATAGATCAGGTCTTTATAACTGAAGAGATCGTACGTCCATAGATCGTAACATTCCTTGAGTATACCCAGGGTGAAGGCCGATGAGAGAGAGACGGCCGCCGCCTCGGGATCGGCTATATGTAGCTGATGATGGAAAAACTGGTAGGCCGAACCTGTAAGGGAAAAACTGAAAAGCCAGTGCCAGAATTTGTCCATTCCGAACCATTCATCTTTCGGTGAAGCGGGATACGCGTCAAAATCGTCCAACCTTTCGATAGCTGGAATTGCCGGCTCCCGGGAAACGGGATAATAGACCGGTGTGTCGATGGACGCGGTAATATTCAAAACAAAAAGTAGGTAAACCAGAGATATCGACATAATGTTGTTCCTCCCCGATAACGGCGGCCTCCGAACGAATCGGAGTTTTTTGTGCCGTTTATTGTTAATAGATCAATGCGTGCGTCGCAAGATGCAGTATATAATAACAAAAAAAAGCAATCCCGCAAACAGGCGCGGAATTGCTTAAAGAGGAAGAAACCAAAGAGTTTTATCCGGCATGTAAGCAACGCTTCCCACCCGGATCACTCAATGATAGCTATAATACTCTCTGCTCCCCTGTTTTTCTTTCCGTCTCAGGAAAGGTAATTCTTGAGGAGTTGTATTTCATCGTTACTTTTCAACCGGTCCAGTGCCCGCTTTTCGATCTGGCGAATACGTTCTTTTGTCAGATTGAACATATTGCCTATTTCCCTTAATGATGAGGGCATCTTTCCGTTCAATCCAAAGCGATACTCGATGATCTCCGCTTCCTTTTGGGAAAGGGTGTGGAGGATATTGTTGATTTCGAAACGAAGCGAACTGTCGATTATCTGTTCCGACGGTGTCTTATACGTCTTGTCTTCCACGAAATCCTTGAGGGGTGTTGCATCGGCTTCGATAAAAACAGGTGTGTCTAGAGAAAGCATCTCCCTCGAAATATTGAGGAGTTCTTCGACAAGTCCCTTTTCCATATTAAGCTGCTGGGCTATTTCGCTGATCTTCGTCTTCAAGCCCTTCTTGTTCTGCAGATCGTCCTTTACCCGTTCAATTTTCGATATTTCATAAATTCTGTTCATGGGAAGTCTGATCATCCTGCTTTTTTCGCTTATTGCCTTCAGGATTCGCTGCCGTATCCACCATACCGCGTACGATATAAAATGATAGCCTTTGCTTACGTCGAACTTCTCGATAGCGTTGATGAGACCGATATTACCCTCGCTTATCAGATCTTCAAGCGGAAGCCCCTGGCTTTGATACTGTTTTGCTACATTCACCACAAAGCGAAGGTTCGCCTTTATCAGTTTCTCTTTTGCTTCAATATCTCCTTTTGAAGCGCGAATAGCATAATTTTTCTCTTCTTCCCTGGTGAGGAGTTCGATTTTGTTGATCTCTTTCAAATATATCGCCAGTATGTTATCGGCATCTTTCCGTCTTGTTTTTATTTTTACCTTTTTCTGTGGCTTTCTTGGTATCGTGTTCATTGCTCAGTACCTCTGAAAATATTATGCAAAAAGCGTGCCATGAATGGATGATGTGCTGTGTTCTAAATTTCATTATTATAAGGAATTAAACTGCATGAAAACACTTCATTACCAATTAAATTAATAAATGTGGCATTATGACACATTTGCACATATATGCGTATAAAGTGTGTCAAAAACAGCAGTAATGACGGTAAAATCTCTAATATGACTAAAATAGTGAGGTTTATTTCCACAATAAATGACCATGACAATACAAACCCGCCGTTCGGCCTGGTACGAAAGCGAATCGTCACCTCGGTATCGATACATTTACCTAATCCCCGGATTTTTTCATATTGTTACCACTTGTTGCAGGCATGATCATTCTGGTATATTGATAACGATTGTGAACAACCTGAAAAACAGTGATTCGATATAACTCGCTCCGGTGTACGCCGGGGGTAAGCCTGTTATACGGCTGCGTGGTATCAAGGGAGGATTCATCTGAAAGCCGGATTCTTAAAAAAAAGAGACAAGGCCGTGGCTTCGATAAAAAGAAAATGCAGTACGACCGTCGAAGTCGGTATCATCCTGGGGTCGGGATTGGGAGAGTTCGTCGACGCTATCGGGGGAACGGTCATCCCCTTCCCGGCGATCGCCGGTTTTCCGGTTTCCCGCATCCGGGGCCATCGCCGCACGCTAAAAATCGCGAACGGCCTTGCGGTATTTGCAGGAAGATTTCACCTTTATGAGGGAATCGATATGGATGATGTCGTCCTCCCGGTTTTTATTCTCCGTGCACTCGGTGTTCATACGATAATTGTGACCAACGCGGCGGGGGGGATAAATCCTTCTTTTTGTCCCGGAGACCTCGTTCTTATCAGGGATCATATCAATCTGATGGGGACAAATCCGCTGATCGGTCCGCACTTCGAGGAATTGGGTCTGAGGTTTCCCGATATGAGTGATGCTTACAGTAGAGAATTGAGAGAAAACGTCAGGAAATGCGGCAGCTGTGATTTGAAAGAAGGTGTCTATGCCGCGCTTTCGGGACCCACCTACGAAACACGGGCGGAAGTTCGTATGCTGCGTCTTCTTGGGGCCGATATGGTGGGGATGTCGACCGTCCCCGAGGTCATCGCGGCTTCCTTTCTTGGCATGTCCGTTCTCGGTATTTCCTGTATCTCGAATATGGCGGCCGGCATCGAGCGAAAACATATATCGCATGACGATGTCCTTGCGGCCGGGAAGAAAGCCGGGAAGAACTTCTGCCGTCTTGTTTTTTCGTTTATCGAAAACCTTGGAATCAATCCTGTATGAAAACACGCGAACGGTTGACGCATTCGGTTATCGAGAGGCTTGCCGCCGCGATCGAAGATGCGCGCGGAAATGAATTGTTCGTCGTCGGGTCCCTCGATAACGATCGCCTGGTTTTTGATATCAAGGTCGCGGCACGGGGAGACGATTCTTCGGTGCCCGCACTTGGTTCCTATATCGAAAAAGGGGATGTGGTAATCCATAATCATCCTTCGGGGAACCTTACGCCGAGCGGTGCCGATCTTTCTATTGCGTCCCGGCTCGGCGATCAGGGGATAGGATTCTATATCATCGATAACACATTGAGTGAGGTGTATGTCGTCGCGGAGCCAATCGTCCCGGAGAGACAGACACCCCTCGATACCGCGGCACTTGCCGCCGTTCTCCTGCCGGGGGGCGGCCTCAGCGCCGTGTCGGATCAATATGAAGAACGACCCACACAGGTCGATATGCTCCGGGCAATTTGTGAGGCATTCAATCAGGATGAAATCTGCATCGCGGAAGCCGGTACGGGTGTCGGTAAATCCTTCGCGTACCTTGTTCCCGTCATCGACTGGGTATCCAAAAACACCGAACGTGTCGTTGTATCGACGGCGACGATTAACCTGCAACAGCAACTGATCGAAAAAGATATTCCCCTTGTGAAAAAGATACTGGGTGTGGATCCGAAAACGGTCCTTGTCAAGGGAAGGGGTAATTACGTCTGCCTGAATCGGCTGAACGAAGCAGTCGGGGAGTTTTCTCTTTTTGAGGAAACGACGGATGAACTCAAAAGCATCCATGAATGGGCGCTTACTTCGGAAACGGGCTCAAAAAGCGATATCTCATTTTATCCCCGGCCGGAGGTGTGGTCACGAATTTGTTCTGAGGCCGATCTTTGTTCGGGGTTATGGTGCAAATACAGGGAAGGTTGTTTTGTGTTGAAAGCGAAACGTGAAGCCGCATCTGCCCGGCTTCTGGTTGCAAATCATCATCTTCTTTTTTCCGATCTTTCCGTCCGTATGGCAGGTATCGGCTTCGAGGGGACGGCGGTGCTGCCCCCGTTTCACCGGATTGTTTTTGACGAGGCGCATAACATCGAAGAAAGCGCGACCTCTTTCTTTTCAAGGAGTCTGACCAAATTTTCCCTTTTTAAGCATTGCGGGAGGTTTCATCGGAAAAAGAAAGGCCGTTCCTTCGGGCTTATTTACGGTATTGCGGCGAAGATAAAGGAGAAAAGTCTGATTGAAACAATCCCCCGAATGATCGAGGATATATATACGCAAATGCTTCTGGTCGAGCACGGCTGCCTCGCGCTTTTAGGTGAATCGACGGAATTGAGGATCAGAGACAACGAAGACCGGCAACTGAAAGAGTTTTTTCTGGATCCGCTTGTAGACCTCCAGTTCAAGATTGTCGATCTCGCCTCAGTACTCGACAATATTCTTACGGAGTTTGAAAACGCGGAAGGCGACAAGAACCTTCTTTTCGAGAGTAAGGCACAGGTGACGAGGCTACTGGAAATATCGGGGCTGTGCGAACGTTTCAAGAACATCGCATCCGATACCGGCTACATATACTGGATTCAGCGTTCGAAGTCTTTTTCAGGTGATTTTTATATAAAGGCCATCGTGACGCCGCTTCATATCGCGCCGTTAATGAAAGAAGCGATTTATGAACCATACAGTACGGTTGTTTCAACATCAGCAACGCTCGCGGTCAATAATTCCTTTTCGTACTGGAAGTCAAGGGTGGGACTCCATGATATCGAGGTGATGGAAGAATGCTTTCTTTCCCCTTTCAATTATTGTGAACAGGTCCTGCTCGGGGTTCCGACGGACGCACCAATGCCCGATGAGGAAGGATTTCAGGGCTATGTGTCCGGATTTATACATGATGTTATCGGATGTTCGGGCGGGAAGGCACTGGTGCTGTTCACCTCATACTCGATGCTCAACCGGACATATGCCGAAATTGTGCCGATGCTTCGGGAGAAGGGTATATGCGTATTGAAACAGGGCGATGATGACAGGGCACGCCTCCTTTCGAGGTTCAAGCGGGATATCGAAAGTGTCCTTTTCGCAACGGATTCCTTCTGGGAGGGAATTGATACGCCCGGAGATGCACTCGAACTGCTTGTGCTGTGCAGGCTGCCGTTTCGGGTTCCGACAGGTCCCGTTGTGAAGGCTCGAATGGAAGAAATCGAGAAAAACGGGGGAAATCCCTTTTTCGAATATTCCCTCCCGGAAGCGGTGATAAAATTCCGGCAGGGTTTCGGACGGCTCATGAGGCGAAGAAGCGACAGGGGTGTCGTCATTGTCCTGGATTCCCGCCTCGTAAAGAAAAGCTATGGACCTATATTTCTGAAATCACTCCCTCATACACCCGCAATCATCGATTCGGGGGTTCGGGTCCTTGAAGGTGTCGCGGACTTCTACGCTTCTATAAGAAAGTGAATTGATTCCGTCCTTTCCCGGTGCGGCCGCTTTTCCGGTTCCACATAACGGGAAGACTTATTTTCGGGCGGAAATAAAAAAAACTTGCAAAATGACTATGTTTTTATTATCTTATAGAAACCGAATTTGTAAATTGTCGGGGTTTTCACTATAATGTAAGCGAGGGGCAGTATCGTTCATAATGACGTTTGCGGCAGAGGTGGGCGACTTTCGTGTGAGAGTTAAGACAAGGGTATGAAGAAGAAGAGAGACAAAGAAGAGGAAAATGTAATCTCTATATATTTGAAGGAAATCAATACCGTTCCCCTTCTTTCGCATGAAGAAGAAGATTATTATGCAAGAAAAGCCGCGGAAGGGGATGTCGAGGCAAGAAAAAAACTCATCCTTGCCAATCTTCGCTTTGTCGTCAATGTCGCCAAACGATACCAGAATCAGGGACTTCCCCTTATGGATCTTATCAGTGAGGGAAATATCGGTCTTATGAACGCCATCAAACGCTATGACGCGGACAGGGGATACCACTTCATTTCATACGCGGTCTGGTGGATCAGGCAGAGTATTTTGAAGGCGATCTGTGAAAAATCGAGGATGATTAAGCTTCCACTCAACAAGGCGAATGAACTCGTGCAAATTGAAAAGGCACGAAAGGAACTCTGTAAAATGACCGGTAAGGAACCCGAGGTGAAAGATATCGCGCGGTTTCTGGATATGAACGAGGAACATGTGGCGAAACTGATCAACATTTCGCGTGAACTTATCTCTCTCGAAACCCCTGTGTATGTTGAAAAGGATTCGCTTCTTCTTCGCGAGTATATCGAAAGCGAGCATTATCAGGCCCCCGATACGCTTCTGATAGAGAAATCGCTTCAAGAGGAAATTAATCATGTTTTGAGCACCCTTTCGGCAAAAGAGGCGAGGGTGATCGAGTGCCGGTTCGGCCTTAACGGAAAAAAACCGATGTCCCTCAAGCAGATCGGGGAGATATTCAAGCTTTCCAAGGAACGAATACGGCAGATTGAAAAAAAGGCATT
The sequence above is drawn from the Spirochaetales bacterium genome and encodes:
- a CDS encoding RNA polymerase sigma factor RpoD/SigA, with translation MNTIPRKPQKKVKIKTRRKDADNILAIYLKEINKIELLTREEEKNYAIRASKGDIEAKEKLIKANLRFVVNVAKQYQSQGLPLEDLISEGNIGLINAIEKFDVSKGYHFISYAVWWIRQRILKAISEKSRMIRLPMNRIYEISKIERVKDDLQNKKGLKTKISEIAQQLNMEKGLVEELLNISREMLSLDTPVFIEADATPLKDFVEDKTYKTPSEQIIDSSLRFEINNILHTLSQKEAEIIEYRFGLNGKMPSSLREIGNMFNLTKERIRQIEKRALDRLKSNDEIQLLKNYLS
- a CDS encoding carbamoyltransferase, with the protein product MNILGISALYHDSAAALVKDGDIVAAAQEERFTRNKHDQRFPESAIAYCLKEGNIGKNDLDAVVFYDKPIKKFARILTTYTNIAPLGVRSATEALPIWIKQKLWVPLLIEEILHKSGIVMPDDLYFLDHHQSHAASAFFPSPFERAAILTIDGVGEWTTSAIGRGSGNRFELIKELRFPHSLGLLYSAFTYYVGFRVNSGEYKLMGLAPYGKPLYVDRILEKLVDLKNDGSFRLNMDYFSYLSGMRMINKKFERLFDGPPRKPETEITRREMDIARSIQEVTEMIVLRMANHTKEVTGEEYLCLAGGVALNCVANGKIVQEQMFKDIWIQPAAGDAGGALGAALMVWYQICGNERRPDNKNDSMKGAYLGPSYSDDDIDAFLKQNNYPAHRLSDRMWPQIISQQIDKGKVVGVFTGRMEFGPRALGSRSIIGDARSPEMQLIMNKKIKARESFRPFAPSCLEEDCGEFFELDRPSPYMLLVAPVVKKRRHNPAPTDDLTIRQRINTKRSDIPAITHVDYSARIQTVGNTHHPRYYEIIKAFRNLTGYGIIINTSFNVRGEPIVCSPEDAYRCFMRTQMDCLVLGSYILYKEEQPDHSKSEKWQYDTILD
- a CDS encoding RNA polymerase sigma factor RpoD/SigA; its protein translation is MKKKRDKEEENVISIYLKEINTVPLLSHEEEDYYARKAAEGDVEARKKLILANLRFVVNVAKRYQNQGLPLMDLISEGNIGLMNAIKRYDADRGYHFISYAVWWIRQSILKAICEKSRMIKLPLNKANELVQIEKARKELCKMTGKEPEVKDIARFLDMNEEHVAKLINISRELISLETPVYVEKDSLLLREYIESEHYQAPDTLLIEKSLQEEINHVLSTLSAKEARVIECRFGLNGKKPMSLKQIGEIFKLSKERIRQIEKKALKRLKHPSRSDYLKIYLTE
- a CDS encoding DEAD/DEAH box helicase, with the translated sequence MKTRERLTHSVIERLAAAIEDARGNELFVVGSLDNDRLVFDIKVAARGDDSSVPALGSYIEKGDVVIHNHPSGNLTPSGADLSIASRLGDQGIGFYIIDNTLSEVYVVAEPIVPERQTPLDTAALAAVLLPGGGLSAVSDQYEERPTQVDMLRAICEAFNQDEICIAEAGTGVGKSFAYLVPVIDWVSKNTERVVVSTATINLQQQLIEKDIPLVKKILGVDPKTVLVKGRGNYVCLNRLNEAVGEFSLFEETTDELKSIHEWALTSETGSKSDISFYPRPEVWSRICSEADLCSGLWCKYREGCFVLKAKREAASARLLVANHHLLFSDLSVRMAGIGFEGTAVLPPFHRIVFDEAHNIEESATSFFSRSLTKFSLFKHCGRFHRKKKGRSFGLIYGIAAKIKEKSLIETIPRMIEDIYTQMLLVEHGCLALLGESTELRIRDNEDRQLKEFFLDPLVDLQFKIVDLASVLDNILTEFENAEGDKNLLFESKAQVTRLLEISGLCERFKNIASDTGYIYWIQRSKSFSGDFYIKAIVTPLHIAPLMKEAIYEPYSTVVSTSATLAVNNSFSYWKSRVGLHDIEVMEECFLSPFNYCEQVLLGVPTDAPMPDEEGFQGYVSGFIHDVIGCSGGKALVLFTSYSMLNRTYAEIVPMLREKGICVLKQGDDDRARLLSRFKRDIESVLFATDSFWEGIDTPGDALELLVLCRLPFRVPTGPVVKARMEEIEKNGGNPFFEYSLPEAVIKFRQGFGRLMRRRSDRGVVIVLDSRLVKKSYGPIFLKSLPHTPAIIDSGVRVLEGVADFYASIRK
- a CDS encoding purine-nucleoside phosphorylase, which translates into the protein MASIKRKCSTTVEVGIILGSGLGEFVDAIGGTVIPFPAIAGFPVSRIRGHRRTLKIANGLAVFAGRFHLYEGIDMDDVVLPVFILRALGVHTIIVTNAAGGINPSFCPGDLVLIRDHINLMGTNPLIGPHFEELGLRFPDMSDAYSRELRENVRKCGSCDLKEGVYAALSGPTYETRAEVRMLRLLGADMVGMSTVPEVIAASFLGMSVLGISCISNMAAGIERKHISHDDVLAAGKKAGKNFCRLVFSFIENLGINPV